The following coding sequences lie in one Arachis ipaensis cultivar K30076 chromosome B03, Araip1.1, whole genome shotgun sequence genomic window:
- the LOC107632755 gene encoding trifunctional UDP-glucose 4,6-dehydratase/UDP-4-keto-6-deoxy-D-glucose 3,5-epimerase/UDP-4-keto-L-rhamnose-reductase RHM1, with protein sequence MSSYTPKNILITGAAGFIASHVANRLIRSYPDYKIVVLDKLDYCSNLKNLLPSKSCRNFKFVKGDIGSADLVNYLLITESIDTIMHFAAQTHVDNSFGNSFEFTKNNIYGTHVLLEACKVTGQIRRFIHVSTDEVYGETEEDAIVGNHEASQLLPTNPYSATKAGAEMLVMAYGRSYGLPVITTRGNNVYGPNQFPEKLIPKFILLAMQGKNLPIHGDGSNVRSYLYCEDVAEAFEVVLHKGEVGHVYNIGTKKERRVIDVAKDICKLFNIDPDTSIKLVENRPFNDQRYFLDDQKLKNIGWSERTTWEEGLKKTMEWYTKNPDWWGDVSGALLPHPRMLMMPGGMERHLEGSEGEKPASVGSSNTRMVVPSPKNSSTAQQKHPFKFLIYGRTGWIGGLLGKLCEKQGIPYEYGKGRLEDRSSLVGDIQSVKPTHVFNAAGVTGRPNVDWCESHKTETIRTNVAGTLTLADVCREQGILMINYATGCIFEYDAAHPQGSGIGFKEEDKPNFIGSFYSKTKAMVEELLREYENVCTLRVRMPISSDLSNPRNFITKISRYNKVVNIPNSMTILDELLPISIEMAKRNLKGIWNFTNPGVVSHNEILEMYRNYIDPKYKWTNFTLEEQAKVIVAPRSNNEMDASKLKKEFPELLPIKESLIKYVFEPNKKN encoded by the exons ATGAGTTCATATACCCCAAAAAACATCCTCATTACTGGGGCAGCGGGATTTATTGCATCTCATGTTGCCAACCGGCTTATCAGGAGCTACCCTGACTACAAAATTGTTGTGCTTGACAAGCTTGATTACTGTTCTAATCTCAAGAACCTTCTTCCTTCAAAATCATGTCGCAATTTCAAGTTTGTGAAGGGAGACATTGGAAGTGCCGATCTTGTGAACTACCTTCTCATCACTGAATCCATCGACACAATAATGCACTTCGCTGCTCAAACACACGTTGACAACTCCTTCGGTAACAGCTTTGAGTTCACCAAGAACAACATATACGGTACTCATGTCCTTCTAGAAGCCTGCAAAGTAACTGGTCAGATCAGGAGATTCATTCATGTTAGCACCGACGAGGTGTACGGAGAGACAGAAGAGGATGCCATAGTCGGGAATCACGAAGCGTCTCAACTGCTTCCGACGAACCCTTACTCTGCAACCAAAGCCGGGGCAGAGATGCTTGTCATGGCGTACGGAAGGTCGTACGGGTTACCGGTAATCACCACACGTGGAAACAATGTTTACGGTCCAAATCAGTTCCCTGAGAAGTTGATTCCAAAATTCATCCTTCTAGCTATGCAGGGAAAGAATCTTCCCATTCACGGCGACGGTTCGAACGTCAGGAGTTATCTTTATTGTGAAGATGTTGCAGAGGCCTTTGAAGTTGTCCTTCACAAGGGAGAGGTTGGCCATGTTTACAACATTGGGACCAAGAAGGAAAGAAGAGTTATTGACGTGGCCAAAGATATTTGTAAACTTTTCAACATTGACCCAGACACTAGCATAAAGCTTGTAGAGAACAGACCGTTTAATGACCAGAGGTACTTTCTTGATGACCAGAAGCTTAAGAACATAGGTTGGTCAGAGAGGACCACGTGGGAAGAAGGCCTGAAGAAAACCATGGAATGGTACACCAAGAATCCTGATTGGTGGGGTGACGTCAGCGGGGCATTACTTCCTCATCCAAGAATGCTGATGATGCCTGGGGGGATGGAAAGACATCTTGAGGGGTCAGAAGGTGAGAAGCCTGCATCGGTTGGATCATCGAACACTCGAATGGTGGTTCCGTCACCAAAGAATAGTAGCACTGCTCAACAGAAGCATCCTTTTAAGTTCTTGATTTACGGTAGAACTGGGTGGATTGGGGGATTATTGGGGAAACTGTGTGAAAAGCAAGGGATTCCGTATGAATATGGAAAAGGGCGTTTGGAAGATCGGTCCTCACTGGTGGGTGATATTCAGAGCGTGAAGCCAACGCATGTATTTAATGCTGCAGGAGTGACTGGGAGACCTAATGTTGATTGGTGTGAATCTCATAAAACGGAAACCATTAGAACGAATGTTGCTGGTACTTTAACGTTGGCTGACGTCTGTAGGGAACAAGGCATTTTGATGATAAATTACGCCACGGGATGCATATTTGAGTATGATGCAGCTCATCCACAAGGCTCTGGTATTGGTTTCAAGGAGGAAGACAAACCCAATTTCATTGGTTCTTTCTATTCCAAAACCAAGGCTATG GTTGAGGAGCTCTTGAGAGAATATGAGAATGTATGCACCCTTAGAGTTCGAATGCCGATTTCATCGGATCTAAGCAACCCTCGCAACTTCATTACAAAAATTTCTCGTTACAACAAAGTAGTTAACATCCCTAATAGCATGACTATTTTGGATGAACTTCTTCCCATCTCAATTGAGATGGCAAAGAGGAACTTGAAGGGAATCTGGAACTTCACAAATCCTGGGGTTGTGAGCCACAACGAAATCCTTGAGATGTATAGGAATTACATTGACCCCAAATACAAGTGGACTAACTTCACACTAGAAGAACAAGCTAAGGTTATAGTTGCTCCGAGGAGCAACAATGAGATGGATGCATCCAAATTGAAGAAAGAGTTCCCAGAATTGCTTCCCATTAAGGAATCATTGATCAAGTATGTCTTTgaaccaaacaagaaaaattaa